The DNA window ACTGTTACACCACCATCAGGTGTAACAGTAATTGTTGTACGCGCATAGGCAGCGGTGCATATAAACACAAGTACAATGATAATAATCTTCTTCATAGCATCCTCCACACTATATACTCCCAAAAAATAAAAAGATGTCAAACATTATTATAAAGCTTTTTTATTTTATCAGTGTTTTAGTGAGCACTTCGCCTCCCATGTGACTACTTTCATTTCTTATTGTTTTCATTATCCAGAGGATTTTCTGACATCATTGTATCAGTCTGGATTATTGTATCACAGCAATGAGTTTTTACCAGTAACTATCGCCCATACTAACATCTTTCCAGAGATACGTTATAAGGGAACTTTTAAAAATTGTTTTTCCGGATGTTCCCTTGTGTGCACTATATTTAGGATAAAACTGCTTTCTTTTTATTGCATCCGTAATGGTGAAAGCGGTTTTGAGAGGTACCCATAAAATTTAAATGACAATATAAAATAATTGACAATGATATGAATTTGCATATATACTTCATTGGTATGTTTATAATTATAATCCTGAGGCTGTTCCATGACACTGAAAAATAAAATTTTAATTATTTTAAGTCTTTGCCTGTTACTGTGCGTTGGTGCGTATTTCATCATATCAAGCACATTTGCCAACTTTGAAAAGCAGCTTTTTGAAAAATGCCGCATTGAGGCACTGGTTGGTGCACGCGTCATGAGTGAACTGATTGAGATGATGATTGATACACACATCCTTACCAAAGAACAGATTTTTGACCGAAATTACATCCCCATACCAAATACAAACCCACAGAAGTTCAGAACCAGATATGACGCCATATTTGACCGCTATATTCAGAAAATTGAAGACGAATTTTTGAAAGATGAAGATCTGGAATTTGCAGCACTTGTTGATATAAATGGATATCTACCCACACATAATAGCAAGTATGCAAAACAAGAAACAGCTGACCCTGTTTACAACCTAAAATACAGCCGATCAAAACGCATATTTAATGACATGGTGGGAATAAATGCTGCTCGCTTTATTGGGCCGGGTACTTTAAAACAACTGTATAACCGCGATACTGGTGAAGTTATGTGGGACATTGCTGCACCTGTCTTTGTTAAAGGAGAACATTTTGGAGCTTTTAGAGTTGGAGTGTCATTAAAGCGTATTAATGAATTAAAAAATCAAATGATTATTATTGTGGGTATGACCATACTTGTCATTTTAAGCATAACCATGCTTATGCTATTTTTAATTTTGCCCCGAAAGCTTTACGATACAGATCTGGATATACCACAGTATTAATCTAAGCTTTTTTTGTCTTAGATTTATCTATTTCTATCTGTGCATACGCAGAGTGATTGTGTATTGACTCCATGCTCTCGGTTTCCACAAGAAACCATAATACCTTTGGATGCGATAGCAACCGTAATGCTACATTGCGTACAATATCTTCAACAAATACAGGATTTTCATACGAACGCTCGGTAATGAATTTTTCATCTTCACGCTTTAGCAGTGCATATATCTGGCTTGAACCGCATTCTTCAACCAGTTCAATTAGCTCTTCAATCCAGAGTATTTCTCGTGCACGTACCGAAACACTAACTACGCTGCGTTGATTGTGTGCACCATACTGGCTTATCTCTTTTGAACATGGGCACACGGAGAGAAGCGGCACCTTCACCTGCAACGTGTAGTAATCAACCGAAGAATCACCCTGCAGAATACATATATAATCCATTTTTGATTTTTCACCACTTACCGGTGCCACCTTTGTTATGAAATAAGGAAATTCAATATTGACATGGGATGTCTTTGCATTAAGCTCTTTCTTTAAATCTTCCAGGATGTCACGGACATTTTTGGTGCTTATACCACCCTGGTATCGGTTAAGTACCTCAACAAAGCGTGACATATGTGTTCCACGGAAATGCTCTGGCAAATCCACATACATGTTGATGCGTGCAACGGTATGTTGCAACCCATCAGCACGATCAAGCACCACAACCGGATAGGTAATGTCCTTAACGCCAACCTTGTTAATTGGCAAATTTCTGTCATCCGGCTGTGATTGTATATCTTTTAAACTTCTTCGCGGCATTATATTACTTTGTTACGCTTTTGCTTCTTCTTTTTCAAGCAAACCAGCCTGCTCTTTAATCTTTTCCTCTATTTCTTTAGCAATATCGGGATGCTGATCTAAAAAGCTTTTTGCATTTTCCCTGCCCTGGCCAATACGTTCATCCTTGTATGAATACCAGGTGCCAGCTTTTTGCACAATATTATATTTTACACCCAGATCTAAAATACCTGCTGTGCGCGATATGCCACTTTCATACATGATATCAAATTCAGCCTGCCTGAATGGTGGCGCAACCTTGTTTTTCACAACCTTCACACGCACCCGATTACCCACGGCATCTTCGCCCACTTTTAAAGTATCAACCTTGCGTATATCAAGCCGCACCGATGCATAAAATTTCAGCGCATTACCGCCGGTAGTAGTCTCTGGCGAACCAAACATAACGCCAATCTTGTGACGAATCTGGTTAATAAATATCACACTTGTTTTTGATTTTGATATTACACCGGTAAGCTTTCGCAGTGCCTGGCTCATAAGACGTGCCTGCAACCCCATGTGGGCATCACCCATCTCGCCTTCAATTTCGGCACGCGGCACCAATGCAGCAACCGAGTCAATCACAACAATATCTATCGCCCCCGAGCGCACCAACGATTCAGTGATTTCCAGCGCCTCCTCACCCGTATCCGGCTGCGATACTAAAAGCTCGTCGGTATTGACACCCAATTTTTTTGCATACACTGGATCAAGCGCATGCTCAGCATCAACAAACGCAGCAATCCCACCTGCCTTCTGTGCCTCAGCAATGACATGCAGGGTAAGTGTGGTTTTGCCCGATGATTCGGGGCCATAGATTTCGGTGATACGCCCCCGCGGTATTCCGCCAATACCCAGCGCAATGTCAAGCTCCAGCGACCCCGTTGATATGGCTGGCACCTTCATCT is part of the Spirochaetota bacterium genome and encodes:
- the recA gene encoding recombinase RecA codes for the protein MSEQKELNQKSQALESAILQIEKQFGKGSIMRLGDEHAKMKVPAISTGSLELDIALGIGGIPRGRITEIYGPESSGKTTLTLHVIAEAQKAGGIAAFVDAEHALDPVYAKKLGVNTDELLVSQPDTGEEALEITESLVRSGAIDIVVIDSVAALVPRAEIEGEMGDAHMGLQARLMSQALRKLTGVISKSKTSVIFINQIRHKIGVMFGSPETTTGGNALKFYASVRLDIRKVDTLKVGEDAVGNRVRVKVVKNKVAPPFRQAEFDIMYESGISRTAGILDLGVKYNIVQKAGTWYSYKDERIGQGRENAKSFLDQHPDIAKEIEEKIKEQAGLLEKEEAKA
- the folE2 gene encoding GTP cyclohydrolase FolE2; translation: MPRRSLKDIQSQPDDRNLPINKVGVKDITYPVVVLDRADGLQHTVARINMYVDLPEHFRGTHMSRFVEVLNRYQGGISTKNVRDILEDLKKELNAKTSHVNIEFPYFITKVAPVSGEKSKMDYICILQGDSSVDYYTLQVKVPLLSVCPCSKEISQYGAHNQRSVVSVSVRAREILWIEELIELVEECGSSQIYALLKREDEKFITERSYENPVFVEDIVRNVALRLLSHPKVLWFLVETESMESIHNHSAYAQIEIDKSKTKKA
- a CDS encoding HAMP domain-containing protein, with the translated sequence MTLKNKILIILSLCLLLCVGAYFIISSTFANFEKQLFEKCRIEALVGARVMSELIEMMIDTHILTKEQIFDRNYIPIPNTNPQKFRTRYDAIFDRYIQKIEDEFLKDEDLEFAALVDINGYLPTHNSKYAKQETADPVYNLKYSRSKRIFNDMVGINAARFIGPGTLKQLYNRDTGEVMWDIAAPVFVKGEHFGAFRVGVSLKRINELKNQMIIIVGMTILVILSITMLMLFLILPRKLYDTDLDIPQY